The Heyndrickxia vini genome contains a region encoding:
- a CDS encoding FMN-binding glutamate synthase family protein: MSWTQILLVIIFILMVVVFILPVGLYFWISYRDARQKEHAVLRNYPVLGRIRYIIEKIGPELRQYLFLNNEEGKPFSRNQYESIVKSGKYKRRIMSFGSERNFEESGFFLKNAMFPTQREELRIEQQPKISTYLYTVDNEKLMSRKEHSEKAEVSPYYLSEQDQIIIGKGRCIKPFHVKGLIGQSAMSYGSLGKNAITALSKGLGMAGGTWMNTGEGGLSSHHMKGNVDIIAQIGPGLFGYRTDDGEFSWERFKVKSEIDQIKAFELKLAQGAKIRGGHVEAEKVTPEIAEIRSVVPWTTIDSPNRFRQFYDTKGLLDFIEQLREIGGKPVGIKIVVGNRDEVEELVKIMAQEKKSPDFITVDGGEGGTGATYQELADGPGLPLYTALPIVHEMLKKYDLRDHVTLIASGKLVTPEKMAYALCLGADLINTARAFMISVGCIMAQTCHSNTCPVGVATTDPNREKALVIEEKMYRVCNYVISTREGLFNLAGASGLASPTEFNEKHLMFRAMNGQLYTGKEYMHGLIRPSNNQIAL; this comes from the coding sequence ATGAGTTGGACACAAATTTTATTGGTTATTATTTTTATTTTAATGGTGGTTGTTTTTATACTACCTGTCGGCCTTTACTTTTGGATATCTTACCGTGATGCACGGCAAAAGGAGCATGCCGTGTTACGAAATTATCCAGTTTTAGGGCGAATTCGATATATTATTGAAAAGATTGGACCTGAGTTACGGCAATATTTATTTTTAAATAATGAGGAAGGGAAGCCTTTTTCAAGAAATCAGTATGAAAGTATTGTTAAATCAGGGAAATACAAACGAAGAATTATGTCCTTCGGTTCTGAACGAAATTTCGAGGAATCAGGTTTTTTTCTTAAAAATGCCATGTTTCCAACACAAAGGGAAGAATTAAGGATTGAGCAACAACCCAAAATATCTACATATCTTTATACCGTTGATAATGAGAAACTCATGAGCAGAAAAGAGCATTCCGAAAAGGCGGAAGTGTCCCCATATTATTTATCTGAACAAGATCAAATAATCATTGGGAAAGGTCGGTGTATTAAGCCATTTCATGTAAAAGGGCTGATTGGACAATCGGCGATGAGCTACGGTTCACTTGGCAAAAATGCAATTACAGCTCTTTCAAAAGGGCTTGGAATGGCCGGTGGAACATGGATGAATACTGGTGAAGGCGGGTTATCCTCCCATCATATGAAAGGGAATGTGGATATCATTGCTCAAATTGGGCCTGGCCTATTCGGTTACCGAACGGATGACGGCGAATTTTCATGGGAACGGTTTAAAGTGAAAAGTGAAATTGATCAAATAAAAGCGTTTGAATTAAAATTGGCCCAAGGGGCGAAAATTCGCGGTGGACATGTAGAAGCGGAAAAAGTGACACCCGAAATTGCGGAGATCCGAAGTGTAGTACCATGGACGACGATTGATAGCCCCAATCGTTTTCGACAATTCTATGATACAAAAGGGTTACTAGACTTTATTGAACAATTAAGAGAGATTGGCGGCAAACCTGTTGGTATTAAAATTGTTGTTGGAAATCGTGATGAAGTTGAAGAATTGGTCAAAATTATGGCACAGGAGAAAAAGAGTCCTGATTTTATCACGGTTGATGGCGGAGAAGGCGGGACAGGTGCTACCTATCAGGAATTAGCCGATGGACCGGGACTGCCTTTATATACCGCACTGCCCATTGTGCATGAAATGTTAAAAAAATATGATTTGCGTGATCATGTGACACTCATTGCTTCGGGAAAATTAGTTACCCCAGAAAAGATGGCTTATGCGCTTTGCTTAGGTGCCGATTTAATAAATACGGCACGTGCCTTCATGATCTCAGTCGGCTGCATTATGGCACAAACCTGTCATTCGAACACATGTCCAGTCGGTGTAGCGACAACCGATCCAAATCGCGAAAAAGCATTAGTAATCGAGGAAAAAATGTATCGTGTCTGCAACTATGTCATTTCAACAAGAGAAGGATTATTTAATCTTGCTGGGGCATCCGGTCTAGCCTCCCCAACAGAATTCAATGAAAAACACCTCATGTTTCGCGCAATGAACGGCCAACTATACACCGGAAAAGAATACATGCATGGCCTAATCAGACCATCCAACAATCAAATCGCCCTATAA